The region AGGGCAGCATTATCTCGCAAGATACATTAGGAAGTGAGCCGCTTGTCTCATTTTTGACAATAGCCACAACAGATGTTGTGCTTCCCTGCTCAGTAGCCCCCTTCCAATCCACAGTCAGGGTTAAGCTCCCTGCTTTAACTTCCTTTCCCAAGAACATCCCCAAAACTACCACACTAAAGATTTTCTTCATCTTTTTACCTCCTTTTCCCCTCATTCCCCTCTTTCAGAGGGGTGTCTGCCGAAGGCAGACGGGGTGTTTCCCCTTCAATCAGGGTCTTTATCTTTTTAATAAATTCTTTACTCTGGAGGGCATGATTTTCTACCTCCTTTGTAAGCCATCCTTCGTAAAAATTTGTATAAGGTCATTTTTATTCATAATAATAACTTTACCCCCATTTTCTTGTCAAGAAATTTGTATGTGTTGAGCTTCCTCATTAAAGAGTCAGAAACGAAATGTTATTTTTAATAAAAGGTCTGTATTGTAGCCTGAAATGTCCTGCCAGGATATGCCGCTTTTTAAATGATTATCTAAATTTTGCAAGAAAAATTCTGCCACTTGCAATTCTATCATCATCTTTTAAAAAAGGCAAATAAAATGGCCATTATGGCACTAACCTGACCAAGATAGAAGATAAACATCCATCTTATTATGCTGGCGTAATTACTTTTTATTTCAACCCTAAGACGAGCTGTTTCATCTGTTATTCTTTTGTCAAGGTTGACTTCAAGCATAGAAACTTCTTCTGTTATTCTTTTGTCAAGTTTAGCTGTTTCTTCTGTTATTCTTTTGTCAATCTTTGAGGTTTCTTGAGTGATTCTTGTTTCAAACTTTCCCTCAAGGATGGCAAGGTCAGACCTTACTCCACTAATCTCTTGAGAGAGTCTTCTTTCAAACTTCTCTGCTGATAAAGTAATAACATCCTCTTTTACCCTTTCCTCTGATTTGTTAAGCACATCAATCAAAGAATCAATCCCATCTTCCCCTAATTTTTCCCTTAATGGTTTTGGAATAGCAATAACTGGCATTTTTACACCTCCTACCTAATAATATACGTATGCATTTTGACTTTTCATTGCTCCTTTTCTCCTGTAATTGTCAAGGTTGCATTGTATTCGTTGTAAGAAATTGTTGATGTTGGCAGCATAATTTTAAATTCTACAATTACATTTTCATTTATGTCAACATTATTTTTTAGTAAAAGGTCTGTATTGTAGCTTGTAATGTCTTGCCAGGATATGCCACTATCTACACTATACTTTGCACAAATTCTATTGTCTCCATTGGTTAGAGAGATTGACCATTGGTTTATCCCATCGGTAAATGTCCCAAGCCTTATTGTGAACCTTTCCAAAACATTCCCTGTGTTTGTGGCAGAGAATGTCTTTGTCCCTGTCCATGAATTAAGGTCTTGAATGCCAAACCCTATTGTGTTTGTGGAGATGGAGAGGGCTATGATGATTGGGATATAAAATGTTGTTGTGGCATAGTTTCCCAGGCTATCCCTTGCTGTAATTACCTTTGTGCCTCCGGGTTGGGTGTCAACAACAAATGTGGTTGAGAAGGTGCCAAGCTCGCTGCTTAAGGTTGTAGTCATCGTTTGGTGTGTTCCAAAGTCAATGGATACAATACTATTGGTGGTAAAGCTTCCTCCTGCTATAGTGATTAAAGTTCCAATTGGTCCTGAACC is a window of bacterium DNA encoding:
- a CDS encoding choice-of-anchor Q domain-containing protein yields the protein MDPIIASLTASISVRAFYFHNSGTGDLVLGFTIRNGNATYGGGVYCGYSSSPAITYDDVGNNSGGDYSGCSPGIDCISADPKFISPTDFHLQPTSPCIDAGNNSVPAIPLTDKDGKPRIISGRVDMGAYEFRFGIFPGSGPIGTLITIAGGSFTTNSIVSIDFGTHQTMTTTLSSELGTFSTTFVVDTQPGGTKVITARDSLGNYATTTFYIPIIIALSISTNTIGFGIQDLNSWTGTKTFSATNTGNVLERFTIRLGTFTDGINQWSISLTNGDNRICAKYSVDSGISWQDITSYNTDLLLKNNVDINENVIVEFKIMLPTSTISYNEYNATLTITGEKEQ